In Ailuropoda melanoleuca isolate Jingjing chromosome 4, ASM200744v2, whole genome shotgun sequence, the following proteins share a genomic window:
- the SETD5 gene encoding histone-lysine N-methyltransferase SETD5 isoform X8 has translation MSQLTLAFCFITFLVEAKKQRDHNYGAPPPPTPPASPPVQTIIPRSDLNGLPSPVEERCGDSPNSEGETVPTWCPCGLSQDGFLLNCDKCRGMSRGKVIRLHRRKQDNISGGDSSATESWDEELSPSTVLYTATQHTPTSITLTVRRTKPKKRKKSPEKGRAAAKTKKIKAFREGSRKSLRMKNSPSEAQNLDENTTEGWENRIRLWTDQYEEAFTNQYSADVQNALEQHLHSSKEFVGKPAILDTINKTELACNNTVIGSQMQLQLGRVTRVQKHRKILRAARDLALDTLIIEYRGKVMLRQQFEVNGHFFKKPYPFVLFYSKFNGVEMCVDARTFGNDARFIRRSCTPNAEVRHMIADGMIHLCIYAVSAITKDAEVTIAFDYEYSNCNYKVDCACHKGNRNCPIQKRNPNAAEPPLPPPPSLPTIGAETRRRKARRKELEMEQQNEAPEEDNSQQPEQVPEKATVSSDHEEIDNPEEKAEEEKEEVTDDQENPAHSRRTREDRKVEAIMHAFENLEKRKKRRDQPLEQSSSDIEITTTTSEVPVGEEAKTEAPEPEVSNPASNMAIPSTPQSVGVNTRRSSQAGDVAAEKPVPKPPPAKPSRPRPKSRISRYRTSSAQRLKRQKQAIAQQAELSQAALEDGGNNSSVTPTEAGNIDSSGENRQLMGSDPTVVSVTGSHVNRAAPKYPKTKKYLVTEWLNDKAEKQECPVECPLRITTDPTVLATTLNMLPGLIHSPLICTTPKHYIRFGSPFIPERRRRPLLPDGTFSSCKKRWIKQALEEGMTQTSSVPQETRTQHLYQSNENSNSSSICKDNADLLSPLKKWKSRYLMEQNVTKLLRPLSPVTPPPPNPGSKSPPLTTPGPSHPEEECRNGYSLMFSPITSLTTASRCNTPLQFENISSPESSPANRPESLSPELCHRKDLDLTKVGYLDSNTNSCADRPSLINSGPSDLAPHPSVGPPSETGFPSRSGDGHQTLARNSDQAFRTEFNLMYAYSPLNAMPRADGLYRGSPLVGDRKPLHLDGGYCSPAEGFPSRYEHSFMKDLSRGSVSPGGERACEGVPSAPQNPPQRKKVSLLEYRKRKQEAKENSGGGGDSAQSKIKSAGAGQGSSNSLSDTGAHGVQGSSTRTPSSPHKKFSPSHSSMSHMEAVSPSDSRGTSSHCRPQENISSRWMVPTSVERLREGGSIPKVLRSSVRVAQKGEPSPTWESNITEKDSDPTDGEGPETLSSALSKGAAVYSPSRYSYQLLQCDSPRTESQSLLQQSSSPFRGHPTQSPGYSYRTTALRPGNPPSHGSSESSLSSTSYSSPAHPVSTDSLAPFTGTPGYYSSQPHSGNSTGSNLPRRSCPSSAASPTPQGPSDSPTSDSVSQSSTGTLSSTSFPQNSRSSLPSDLRTISLPSAGQSTAYQASRVSAVSNSQHYPHRGSGGVHQYRLQPLQGSGVKTQTGLS, from the exons atgtCCCAGTTGACCTTGGCATTTTGTTTTATCACTTTCCTGGTTGAAGCCAAAAAACAAAGG gATCATAATTACGGAGCCCCTCCTCCTCCGAcacctcctgcttctccccctgtccaGACGATCATCCCTCGTTCTGACCTGAATGGCCTGCCGTCGCCCGTAGAGGAACGCTGTGGAGACAGCCCGAACTCTGAAGGAGAGACTGTTCCTACCTGGTGTCCTTGTGGTCTTTCTCAGGATGGCTTCCTTCTCAACTGTGACAAGTGCAG gggaatgagcagggggaaggttATTAGACTTCATCGGCGGAAGCAGGACAACATATCAG GTGGGGATAGCAGTGCAACAGAAAGCTGGGATGAGGAGCTTTCTCCTTCCACTGTGTTGTACACAGCAACACAGCACACACCTACAAGCATCACCTTAACTGTTAGAAGAACCAAACCCAAGAAGCGGAAGAAGAGTCCAGAAAAGGGTCGCGCAGCAGCAAAGACGAAGAAAATCAAG GCATTTCGAGAGGGATCCCGGAAGTCCTTGCGGATGAAG AATTCTCCTTCTGAAGCACAGAATTTAGATGAGAATACAACTGAGGGATGGGAAAATCGGATAAGACTATGGACTGATCAGTATGAAGAAGCTTTCACTAATCAGTACAGTGCAGATGTACAGAACGCCCTTGAACAACATCTACATTCTAGCAAGGAATTTGTGGGCAAACCTGCTATTTTAGACACTATTAATAAGACTGAATTGGCCTGTAATAATACAGTTATTGGTTCCCAAATGCAG CTACAGTTGGGAAGAGTCACTCGTGTTCAGAAGCACCGGAAGATCCTGAGGGCTGCAAGAGACTTGGCTCTGGACACTCTTATAATAGAGTATCGAGGGAAAGTCATGTTACGACAACAATTTGAGGTCAATGGGCATTTCTTCAAAAA ACCATACCCCTTTGTGCTCTTCTACTCAAAATTCAATGGTGTAGAGATGTGTGTGGATGCACGTACTTTCGGTAATGATGCTCGGTTCATCAGAAGATCGTGTACACCAAATGCAGAG GTGCGACACATGATTGCAGATGGGATGATTCACCTGTGTATCTATGCTGTATCTGCCATCACCAAAGATGCTGAGGTCACCATAGCATTTGACTATGAGTACAGTAACTG TAATTATAAAGTGGACTGTGCGTGTCACAAGGGGAACCGGAATTGCCCTATACAGAAAAGGAATCCCAATGCTGCAGAACCACCACTCCCACCTCCTCCAAGCTTACCCACCATCGGAGCAGAGACAAGACGTAGAAAAGCACGACGGAAAGAGCTAGAGATGGAGCAGCAGAATGAGGCTCCAGAAGAGGATAACAGTCAGCAACCAGAACAAGTTCCTGAGAAAGCAACTGTGTCCAGTGACCATGAG GAAATAGACAAtccagaagaaaaagcagaagaggagaaagaagaggttaCCGATGACCAGGAGAACCCAGCTCATAGCAGAAGG ACCCGGGAAGATAGGAAGGTCGAAGCCATCATGCATGCTTTTGaaaacttagagaaaagaaagaagcggCGGGATCAGCCCTTGGAACAAAGCAGCTCTGACATAGAGATTACTACCACCACTTCAGAGGTCCCTGTGGGAGAAGAGGCAAAAACTGAAGCCCCTGAACCTGAAGTTAGCAACCCTGCTTCAAACATGGCCATCCCAAGCACCCCCCAGAGTGTTGGTGTGAACACCCGGAGGTCTTCCCAAGCAGGG GATGTTGCTGCAGAGAAACCAGTCCCCAAGCCACCTCCAGCAAAGCCTTCTAGGCCCCGACCGAAGAGTCGAATTTCTCGGTACCGGACCAGTTCAGCCCAAAGACTAAAGCGTCAGAAGCAGGCCATTGCACAACAGGCAGAGTTGTCACAAGCTGCCTTGGAAGATGGAGGAAATAACAGCTCTGTAACTCCTACTGAAGCTGGAAATATAGACAGTTCAGGAGAAAACAGGCAATTAATGGGGTCTGATCCAACTGTGGTATCAGTTACTGGATCCCATGTCAACCGTGCTGCACCTAaataccccaaaaccaaaaag TATCTAGTTACAGAATGGTTGAATGACAAAGCAGAGAAGCAAGAATGCCCTGTTGAGTGCCCTTTACGTATCACCACGGACCCAACTGTACTGGCAACAACCCTGAACATGTTACCCGGTCTTATCCATTCCCCATTAATTTGCACCACCCCCAAACACTACATTCGCTTTGGCTCACCCTTTATCCCTGAGAGACGTCGAAGACCCCTTCTGCCTGATGGCACCTTCAGCTCCTGTAAAAAG CGCTGGATAAAGCAAGCCTTGGAAGAAGGGATGACTCAAACATCATCTGTACCCCAAGAGACTAGAACTCAGCACCTATACCAAAGTAATGAGAATAGTAACTCTTCTAGTATCTGCAAAGATAATGCAG ACTTGTTGAGCCcattaaagaaatggaagtcTCGCTATCTGATGGAGCAGAATGTCACCAAGTTACTGCGGCCTCTTTCTCCAGTCACACCACCCCCTCCCAATCCAGGCTCAAAGAGCCCCCCACTGACCACACCTGGCCCATCTCACCCAGAAGAGGAGTGTCGAAATGGATACAGCCTCATGTTCTCACCAATCACGTCTCTTACTACTGCTAGTCGCTGCAATACTCCTCTGCAGTTTGAG AACATATCCTCCCCTGAGAGTTCCCCTGCGAATAGGCCCGAGTCCCTGTCACCCGAG cttTGTCACCGGAAGGACCTGGACTTGACAAAAGTAGGCTACCTTGACTCCAACACTAACAGCTGTGCTGACAGACCTTCCCTGATCAACTCAGGTCCTTCTGACCTGGCTCCTCATCCCTCTGTCGGGCCCCCCTCTGAGACTGGCTTTCCAAGTAGGAGTGGAGATGGACATCAGACCCTTGCAAGGAACTCGGACCAGGCATTTCGGACAGAGTTTAACTTAATGTACGCCTACTCCCCATTGAACGCTATGCCTCGAGCAGATGGATTATATCGAGGGTCTCCCCTAGTAGGGGATAGGAAGCCTTTACATTTGGACGGGGGATATTGTTCCCCTGCAGAAGGGTTTCCCAGCAGATATGAACATAGTTTTATGAAAGACCTCTCTCGTGGATCCGTATCACCTGGTGGTGAAAGGGCTTGTGAAGGAGTCCCGTCTGCCCCCCAGAACCCACCGCAGAGGAAAAAG GTATCCCTGCTGGAGTACCGCAAACGGAAACAAGAAGCCAAGGAGAATTCTGGTGGGGGAGGTGACTCTGCACAGAGCAAAATCAAGTCTGCAGGAGCTGGGCAAGGCAGCAGTAACTCACTTTCTGACACTGGTGCCCATGGTGTGCAGGGATCCTCAACCCGAACCCCATCTTCCCCTCACAAAAAATTCTCCCCATCTCATTCCTCTATGTCCCATATGGAGGCGGTAAGCCCATCAGATTCCAGAGGCACTTCATCTCACTGCAGACCTCAAGAGAATATCAGCAGTAGGTG GATGGTTCCCACGTCAGTGGAACGACTCCGAGAAGGAGGGAGCATCCCCAAGGTTCTCCGAAGCAGTGTAAGGGTGGCCCAAAAAGGAGAGCCTTCTCCCACGTGGGAGAGTAACATCACAGAGAAAGACTCAG ACCCTACGGATGGAGAAGGCCCAGAGACACTGAGCTCAGCACTCTCTAAAGGAGCAGCCGTTTACAGCCCTTCCAGATACAGCTACCAG CTCCTGCAGTGTGATAGTCCACGGACAGAATCACAAAGCCTCCTTCAGCAGAGTTCCTCCCCCTTTAGAGGACATCCCACCCAATCTCCAGGATACAGTTATCGAACTACTGCACTGAGACCTGGAAATCCCCCCTCTCACGGTTCTTCAGAATCTTCCCTCTCTTCTACGTCCTATTCCAGCCCCGCCCACCCTGTATCCACAGACTCGTTGGCCCCATTTACGGGGACACCAGGGTATTATAGCAGCCAGCCACATTCTGGAAACAGCACTGGCAGCAATCTTCCAAGGAGGAGCTGCCCTTCTAGTGCTGCTAGCCCTACCCCACAGGGCCCCTCAGACTCGCCGACCTCAGACTCGGTCTCCCAGTCCAGCACAGGAACTCTGAGTTCCACCTCCTTCCCTCAGAACTCTAGGTCGTCATTGCCATCAGACTTACGGACTATCAGTCTGCCCAGTGCTGGGCAGTCCACTGCCTACCAGGCCTCCAGGGTATCTGCGGTTTCCAATTCACAGCACTACCCACACCGTGGGAGTGGGGGTGTGCACCAGTACCGACTCCAGCCGCTGCAAGGGTCAGGAGTCAAGACTCAGACAGGACTTTCCTAG
- the SETD5 gene encoding histone-lysine N-methyltransferase SETD5 isoform X11 yields the protein MSRGKVIRLHRRKQDNISGGDSSATESWDEELSPSTVLYTATQHTPTSITLTVRRTKPKKRKKSPEKGRAAAKTKKIKAFREGSRKSLRMKNSPSEAQNLDENTTEGWENRIRLWTDQYEEAFTNQYSADVQNALEQHLHSSKEFVGKPAILDTINKTELACNNTVIGSQMQLQLGRVTRVQKHRKILRAARDLALDTLIIEYRGKVMLRQQFEVNGHFFKKPYPFVLFYSKFNGVEMCVDARTFGNDARFIRRSCTPNAEVRHMIADGMIHLCIYAVSAITKDAEVTIAFDYEYSNCNYKVDCACHKGNRNCPIQKRNPNAAEPPLPPPPSLPTIGAETRRRKARRKELEMEQQNEAPEEDNSQQPEQVPEKATVSSDHEEIDNPEEKAEEEKEEVTDDQENPAHSRRTREDRKVEAIMHAFENLEKRKKRRDQPLEQSSSDIEITTTTSEVPVGEEAKTEAPEPEVSNPASNMAIPSTPQSVGVNTRRSSQAGDVAAEKPVPKPPPAKPSRPRPKSRISRYRTSSAQRLKRQKQAIAQQAELSQAALEDGGNNSSVTPTEAGNIDSSGENRQLMGSDPTVVSVTGSHVNRAAPKYPKTKKYLVTEWLNDKAEKQECPVECPLRITTDPTVLATTLNMLPGLIHSPLICTTPKHYIRFGSPFIPERRRRPLLPDGTFSSCKKRWIKQALEEGMTQTSSVPQETRTQHLYQSNENSNSSSICKDNADLLSPLKKWKSRYLMEQNVTKLLRPLSPVTPPPPNPGSKSPPLTTPGPSHPEEECRNGYSLMFSPITSLTTASRCNTPLQFENISSPESSPANRPESLSPELCHRKDLDLTKVGYLDSNTNSCADRPSLINSGPSDLAPHPSVGPPSETGFPSRSGDGHQTLARNSDQAFRTEFNLMYAYSPLNAMPRADGLYRGSPLVGDRKPLHLDGGYCSPAEGFPSRYEHSFMKDLSRGSVSPGGERACEGVPSAPQNPPQRKKVSLLEYRKRKQEAKENSGGGGDSAQSKIKSAGAGQGSSNSLSDTGAHGVQGSSTRTPSSPHKKFSPSHSSMSHMEAVSPSDSRGTSSHCRPQENISSRWMVPTSVERLREGGSIPKVLRSSVRVAQKGEPSPTWESNITEKDSDPTDGEGPETLSSALSKGAAVYSPSRYSYQLLQCDSPRTESQSLLQQSSSPFRGHPTQSPGYSYRTTALRPGNPPSHGSSESSLSSTSYSSPAHPVSTDSLAPFTGTPGYYSSQPHSGNSTGSNLPRRSCPSSAASPTPQGPSDSPTSDSVSQSSTGTLSSTSFPQNSRSSLPSDLRTISLPSAGQSTAYQASRVSAVSNSQHYPHRGSGGVHQYRLQPLQGSGVKTQTGLS from the exons atgagcagggggaaggttATTAGACTTCATCGGCGGAAGCAGGACAACATATCAG GTGGGGATAGCAGTGCAACAGAAAGCTGGGATGAGGAGCTTTCTCCTTCCACTGTGTTGTACACAGCAACACAGCACACACCTACAAGCATCACCTTAACTGTTAGAAGAACCAAACCCAAGAAGCGGAAGAAGAGTCCAGAAAAGGGTCGCGCAGCAGCAAAGACGAAGAAAATCAAG GCATTTCGAGAGGGATCCCGGAAGTCCTTGCGGATGAAG AATTCTCCTTCTGAAGCACAGAATTTAGATGAGAATACAACTGAGGGATGGGAAAATCGGATAAGACTATGGACTGATCAGTATGAAGAAGCTTTCACTAATCAGTACAGTGCAGATGTACAGAACGCCCTTGAACAACATCTACATTCTAGCAAGGAATTTGTGGGCAAACCTGCTATTTTAGACACTATTAATAAGACTGAATTGGCCTGTAATAATACAGTTATTGGTTCCCAAATGCAG CTACAGTTGGGAAGAGTCACTCGTGTTCAGAAGCACCGGAAGATCCTGAGGGCTGCAAGAGACTTGGCTCTGGACACTCTTATAATAGAGTATCGAGGGAAAGTCATGTTACGACAACAATTTGAGGTCAATGGGCATTTCTTCAAAAA ACCATACCCCTTTGTGCTCTTCTACTCAAAATTCAATGGTGTAGAGATGTGTGTGGATGCACGTACTTTCGGTAATGATGCTCGGTTCATCAGAAGATCGTGTACACCAAATGCAGAG GTGCGACACATGATTGCAGATGGGATGATTCACCTGTGTATCTATGCTGTATCTGCCATCACCAAAGATGCTGAGGTCACCATAGCATTTGACTATGAGTACAGTAACTG TAATTATAAAGTGGACTGTGCGTGTCACAAGGGGAACCGGAATTGCCCTATACAGAAAAGGAATCCCAATGCTGCAGAACCACCACTCCCACCTCCTCCAAGCTTACCCACCATCGGAGCAGAGACAAGACGTAGAAAAGCACGACGGAAAGAGCTAGAGATGGAGCAGCAGAATGAGGCTCCAGAAGAGGATAACAGTCAGCAACCAGAACAAGTTCCTGAGAAAGCAACTGTGTCCAGTGACCATGAG GAAATAGACAAtccagaagaaaaagcagaagaggagaaagaagaggttaCCGATGACCAGGAGAACCCAGCTCATAGCAGAAGG ACCCGGGAAGATAGGAAGGTCGAAGCCATCATGCATGCTTTTGaaaacttagagaaaagaaagaagcggCGGGATCAGCCCTTGGAACAAAGCAGCTCTGACATAGAGATTACTACCACCACTTCAGAGGTCCCTGTGGGAGAAGAGGCAAAAACTGAAGCCCCTGAACCTGAAGTTAGCAACCCTGCTTCAAACATGGCCATCCCAAGCACCCCCCAGAGTGTTGGTGTGAACACCCGGAGGTCTTCCCAAGCAGGG GATGTTGCTGCAGAGAAACCAGTCCCCAAGCCACCTCCAGCAAAGCCTTCTAGGCCCCGACCGAAGAGTCGAATTTCTCGGTACCGGACCAGTTCAGCCCAAAGACTAAAGCGTCAGAAGCAGGCCATTGCACAACAGGCAGAGTTGTCACAAGCTGCCTTGGAAGATGGAGGAAATAACAGCTCTGTAACTCCTACTGAAGCTGGAAATATAGACAGTTCAGGAGAAAACAGGCAATTAATGGGGTCTGATCCAACTGTGGTATCAGTTACTGGATCCCATGTCAACCGTGCTGCACCTAaataccccaaaaccaaaaag TATCTAGTTACAGAATGGTTGAATGACAAAGCAGAGAAGCAAGAATGCCCTGTTGAGTGCCCTTTACGTATCACCACGGACCCAACTGTACTGGCAACAACCCTGAACATGTTACCCGGTCTTATCCATTCCCCATTAATTTGCACCACCCCCAAACACTACATTCGCTTTGGCTCACCCTTTATCCCTGAGAGACGTCGAAGACCCCTTCTGCCTGATGGCACCTTCAGCTCCTGTAAAAAG CGCTGGATAAAGCAAGCCTTGGAAGAAGGGATGACTCAAACATCATCTGTACCCCAAGAGACTAGAACTCAGCACCTATACCAAAGTAATGAGAATAGTAACTCTTCTAGTATCTGCAAAGATAATGCAG ACTTGTTGAGCCcattaaagaaatggaagtcTCGCTATCTGATGGAGCAGAATGTCACCAAGTTACTGCGGCCTCTTTCTCCAGTCACACCACCCCCTCCCAATCCAGGCTCAAAGAGCCCCCCACTGACCACACCTGGCCCATCTCACCCAGAAGAGGAGTGTCGAAATGGATACAGCCTCATGTTCTCACCAATCACGTCTCTTACTACTGCTAGTCGCTGCAATACTCCTCTGCAGTTTGAG AACATATCCTCCCCTGAGAGTTCCCCTGCGAATAGGCCCGAGTCCCTGTCACCCGAG cttTGTCACCGGAAGGACCTGGACTTGACAAAAGTAGGCTACCTTGACTCCAACACTAACAGCTGTGCTGACAGACCTTCCCTGATCAACTCAGGTCCTTCTGACCTGGCTCCTCATCCCTCTGTCGGGCCCCCCTCTGAGACTGGCTTTCCAAGTAGGAGTGGAGATGGACATCAGACCCTTGCAAGGAACTCGGACCAGGCATTTCGGACAGAGTTTAACTTAATGTACGCCTACTCCCCATTGAACGCTATGCCTCGAGCAGATGGATTATATCGAGGGTCTCCCCTAGTAGGGGATAGGAAGCCTTTACATTTGGACGGGGGATATTGTTCCCCTGCAGAAGGGTTTCCCAGCAGATATGAACATAGTTTTATGAAAGACCTCTCTCGTGGATCCGTATCACCTGGTGGTGAAAGGGCTTGTGAAGGAGTCCCGTCTGCCCCCCAGAACCCACCGCAGAGGAAAAAG GTATCCCTGCTGGAGTACCGCAAACGGAAACAAGAAGCCAAGGAGAATTCTGGTGGGGGAGGTGACTCTGCACAGAGCAAAATCAAGTCTGCAGGAGCTGGGCAAGGCAGCAGTAACTCACTTTCTGACACTGGTGCCCATGGTGTGCAGGGATCCTCAACCCGAACCCCATCTTCCCCTCACAAAAAATTCTCCCCATCTCATTCCTCTATGTCCCATATGGAGGCGGTAAGCCCATCAGATTCCAGAGGCACTTCATCTCACTGCAGACCTCAAGAGAATATCAGCAGTAGGTG GATGGTTCCCACGTCAGTGGAACGACTCCGAGAAGGAGGGAGCATCCCCAAGGTTCTCCGAAGCAGTGTAAGGGTGGCCCAAAAAGGAGAGCCTTCTCCCACGTGGGAGAGTAACATCACAGAGAAAGACTCAG ACCCTACGGATGGAGAAGGCCCAGAGACACTGAGCTCAGCACTCTCTAAAGGAGCAGCCGTTTACAGCCCTTCCAGATACAGCTACCAG CTCCTGCAGTGTGATAGTCCACGGACAGAATCACAAAGCCTCCTTCAGCAGAGTTCCTCCCCCTTTAGAGGACATCCCACCCAATCTCCAGGATACAGTTATCGAACTACTGCACTGAGACCTGGAAATCCCCCCTCTCACGGTTCTTCAGAATCTTCCCTCTCTTCTACGTCCTATTCCAGCCCCGCCCACCCTGTATCCACAGACTCGTTGGCCCCATTTACGGGGACACCAGGGTATTATAGCAGCCAGCCACATTCTGGAAACAGCACTGGCAGCAATCTTCCAAGGAGGAGCTGCCCTTCTAGTGCTGCTAGCCCTACCCCACAGGGCCCCTCAGACTCGCCGACCTCAGACTCGGTCTCCCAGTCCAGCACAGGAACTCTGAGTTCCACCTCCTTCCCTCAGAACTCTAGGTCGTCATTGCCATCAGACTTACGGACTATCAGTCTGCCCAGTGCTGGGCAGTCCACTGCCTACCAGGCCTCCAGGGTATCTGCGGTTTCCAATTCACAGCACTACCCACACCGTGGGAGTGGGGGTGTGCACCAGTACCGACTCCAGCCGCTGCAAGGGTCAGGAGTCAAGACTCAGACAGGACTTTCCTAG